The Sinomonas sp. P10A9 genome includes a window with the following:
- the gatC gene encoding Asp-tRNA(Asn)/Glu-tRNA(Gln) amidotransferase subunit GatC: MAEITRDDVAHLAQLARIEMSEAELDKMAGELAHIVDAVKSVSEAAGPDVPATSHPIPLQNVFREDVVGHVLTPAEALSGAPDADEGLFKVPAILGEE; the protein is encoded by the coding sequence ATGGCTGAGATCACTCGCGACGACGTTGCGCACCTCGCGCAGCTCGCGCGGATCGAGATGAGCGAGGCGGAGCTGGACAAGATGGCGGGCGAGCTCGCCCACATCGTCGACGCCGTCAAGAGCGTGAGCGAGGCCGCCGGGCCCGACGTCCCGGCCACATCGCACCCGATCCCGTTGCAGAACGTCTTCCGCGAGGACGTCGTGGGCCACGTGCTCACGCCCGCCGAGGCGCTTTCCGGGGCCCCCGATGCCGACGAGGGCCTCTTCAAGGTCCCTGCGATCCTGGGCGAGGAGTAA
- a CDS encoding inositol monophosphatase family protein, with translation MNAAEYPAEFLTTLLDTARRAAAAGAAVLAGRDAGVLTRSTGLAETKSSGSDWVTEFDLAAEKAVRAVLTAERPHDIVTGEEQGTSRVTEPSGFRWSIDPLDGTTNFIRDIVYYATSVAVADVDGVWLAGVVSAPALRREYWAVRGGGAWRLDAPRSAGGEGALEAWPMRLEGPAPGRAEAGSALLATGFSYDPGVRADQAAFLPGLMDGFGDMRRLGSAALDLCLVADGTHDAYGERGLNEHDFAAGALIAEEAGCWVRRPVLTSPLDGGPSDAERLGAWTCAGGIEFSGRFPIV, from the coding sequence ATGAACGCCGCGGAGTACCCAGCTGAGTTCCTGACAACCCTCCTCGACACCGCCCGGCGCGCCGCGGCGGCGGGTGCCGCGGTCCTCGCGGGTCGCGATGCCGGGGTCCTGACGCGTTCGACCGGCCTCGCGGAGACGAAGAGCTCGGGGAGTGACTGGGTCACGGAGTTCGACCTCGCAGCCGAGAAGGCCGTGCGGGCCGTCCTCACGGCCGAGCGCCCGCACGACATCGTGACCGGCGAGGAGCAGGGCACGAGCCGCGTCACCGAGCCGAGCGGCTTCCGCTGGTCCATCGATCCGCTCGACGGGACCACGAACTTCATCCGCGACATCGTCTACTACGCGACGAGCGTGGCGGTGGCTGACGTCGACGGTGTGTGGCTCGCTGGCGTCGTGAGCGCACCTGCGCTGCGCCGCGAGTACTGGGCCGTTCGCGGCGGCGGCGCATGGCGCCTCGACGCCCCGCGTTCGGCCGGCGGCGAGGGCGCCCTCGAGGCCTGGCCCATGCGGCTCGAAGGTCCGGCACCTGGCCGGGCCGAGGCAGGATCCGCGCTCCTCGCGACCGGATTCAGCTATGACCCGGGCGTCCGCGCCGACCAGGCGGCCTTCCTGCCCGGTCTCATGGACGGCTTCGGCGACATGCGCCGCCTCGGATCCGCAGCCCTGGACCTGTGCCTCGTGGCGGACGGCACCCACGACGCGTACGGCGAGCGGGGTCTCAACGAGCACGACTTTGCCGCCGGCGCCCTCATCGCCGAGGAGGCAGGCTGCTGGGTCCGGCGGCCCGTGCTCACGAGCCCCCTCGACGGGGGTCCGAGCGACGCCGAGCGCCTCGGTGCGTGGACCTGTGCCGGCGGCATCGAGTTCTCGGGCAGGTTCCCGATCGTATGA
- a CDS encoding GNAT family N-acetyltransferase codes for MTIREATPEDYPDIARIVEAAYLGAGYFEGPEHPYMRQIADVSYRAARGTVLVAERDGRVIASVTVMAHGDGFEQVAGAGEYEFRLLVVDPDVQRTGAASALVADVEARARRAGATAVVLTTGEGWEAPNALYPRLGYERAPERDWPIPETDIMLPVYIKRL; via the coding sequence GTGACGATCCGGGAGGCCACCCCGGAGGACTACCCGGACATCGCGCGCATCGTCGAAGCCGCCTACCTCGGCGCGGGCTACTTCGAGGGTCCGGAGCACCCCTATATGCGCCAGATCGCGGATGTCTCCTACCGGGCTGCGCGCGGCACGGTCCTCGTCGCGGAGCGGGACGGGCGCGTCATCGCGTCCGTGACGGTCATGGCGCACGGTGATGGCTTCGAGCAGGTCGCCGGCGCGGGCGAGTACGAGTTCCGGCTGCTCGTCGTAGACCCGGACGTGCAGCGCACGGGCGCGGCGTCCGCCCTCGTGGCCGACGTCGAGGCGAGGGCCCGGCGCGCGGGCGCGACCGCCGTCGTGCTCACCACGGGAGAGGGCTGGGAGGCGCCGAATGCGCTCTATCCCCGTCTCGGCTACGAGCGCGCGCCCGAGCGCGACTGGCCGATTCCGGAGACCGACATCATGCTGCCGGTGTACATCAAGCGGCTCTGA
- the gatB gene encoding Asp-tRNA(Asn)/Glu-tRNA(Gln) amidotransferase subunit GatB gives MASTDEILSFDEAMEKFDPVLGFEVHVELNTKTKMFSSAPNVFGDEPNTDVNEVDLGMPGVLPVVNKAAVESSIKIGLALNCKIAESCRFARKNYFYPDTPKNFQTSQYDEPIAYDGWLDIELEDGTVFHVEIERAHMEEDAGKLTHLGGATGRIQGADYSLVDYNRAGVPLVEIVTKPIVGAGSRAPELAKAYVAAVREIVKNLGVSDARMERGNVRCDANVSLMPKDATKFGTRSETKNVNSLRSVEHAVRFEIQRHAAVLSAGEKVTQETRHWHEDTRTTTAGRPKSDADDYRYFPEPDLVPVVPSREWVEEIRATLPEPPAERRKRLKEAWGYADAEFRDVVNAGVMDSIEETIAAGTTAQAARKWWMGEIVGRAKVADVDPSELGVTPEAIVELNGLVEGGKLNNKMAGQVLDGVIAGEGAPTQVMEARGLVLVSDDGPLLEAIDAALAAQPDVADKIRSGKVQAAGAIVGAVMKATRGQADAGRVKELILERLGVTA, from the coding sequence ATGGCATCCACTGACGAGATCCTGTCCTTCGACGAGGCCATGGAGAAGTTCGACCCGGTCCTCGGCTTCGAGGTCCACGTCGAGCTCAACACCAAGACCAAGATGTTCTCCTCCGCCCCGAACGTGTTCGGCGACGAGCCGAACACGGACGTCAACGAAGTCGACCTCGGCATGCCCGGCGTCCTTCCCGTGGTGAACAAGGCGGCCGTGGAGTCGAGCATCAAGATCGGCCTCGCGCTCAACTGCAAGATCGCCGAATCCTGCCGGTTCGCCCGGAAGAACTACTTCTACCCGGACACGCCCAAGAACTTCCAGACCTCCCAGTACGACGAGCCGATCGCCTACGACGGCTGGCTCGACATCGAACTCGAGGACGGAACGGTGTTCCATGTGGAGATCGAGCGTGCGCACATGGAGGAGGACGCAGGCAAGCTCACCCACCTCGGCGGCGCGACCGGCCGCATCCAGGGCGCCGACTACTCCCTCGTGGACTACAACCGTGCAGGCGTGCCGCTCGTCGAGATCGTCACGAAGCCGATCGTGGGCGCCGGCTCCCGCGCGCCCGAGCTCGCGAAGGCCTACGTCGCGGCAGTCCGCGAGATCGTGAAGAACCTCGGCGTCTCGGACGCCCGTATGGAGCGCGGCAACGTGCGCTGCGACGCGAACGTCTCGCTCATGCCCAAGGACGCCACGAAGTTCGGCACGCGTTCGGAGACGAAGAACGTCAACTCGCTCCGATCCGTCGAGCACGCGGTGCGCTTCGAGATCCAGCGCCACGCGGCCGTTCTCTCCGCGGGGGAGAAGGTCACCCAGGAGACGCGCCACTGGCACGAGGACACGCGCACGACGACGGCCGGTCGCCCCAAGAGCGACGCCGACGACTACCGGTACTTCCCGGAGCCGGACCTCGTGCCCGTGGTTCCGAGCCGCGAGTGGGTCGAGGAGATCCGCGCGACACTGCCCGAGCCCCCCGCCGAGCGGCGTAAGCGCCTCAAGGAGGCGTGGGGCTACGCGGACGCCGAGTTCCGTGACGTCGTCAACGCCGGCGTCATGGACTCCATCGAGGAGACCATCGCCGCGGGCACCACCGCGCAGGCCGCCCGCAAGTGGTGGATGGGCGAGATCGTGGGCCGCGCCAAGGTTGCCGACGTTGACCCGTCGGAGCTGGGCGTGACGCCCGAAGCGATCGTCGAGCTCAACGGCCTCGTCGAGGGCGGCAAGCTCAACAACAAGATGGCCGGCCAGGTGCTCGACGGCGTAATCGCCGGCGAGGGAGCCCCGACCCAGGTCATGGAGGCCCGCGGACTCGTGCTGGTTTCCGACGACGGCCCCCTCCTCGAGGCCATCGATGCTGCACTGGCCGCACAGCCCGATGTCGCGGACAAGATCCGCAGCGGCAAGGTCCAGGCGGCCGGCGCGATCGTGGGCGCGGTCATGAAGGCCACGCGCGGCCAGGCTGACGCGGGCCGCGTCAAGGAGCTCATCCTCGAGCGCCTGGGCGTGACGGCCTAG
- the ligA gene encoding NAD-dependent DNA ligase LigA, producing the protein MSPEPASPPAQRVEPETAIPSESLRDEYEALADEVRRHRTLYYNQDAPEISDAEYDVLFRQLEEFEALHPEMIANDSPTQEVGGEATAAFAPVEHLARMYSLEDVFSVSELEAWIRRAEANVAALGLVPAKWLTELKIDGLAVNLLYRNGELVRAATRGDGRTGEDVTHNVLTIKDVPQRLSGEGHPEEVEIRGEVYIPTKAFIEYNEALIERGKAPLANPRNAAAGSLRQKDPGETAKRPLKMFVHGIGAREGLTATSQAETYDLLKAWGLPTSPYYEVLETYEEVLAFIERYGQKRHSLIHEIDGIVVKADDFATQRALGHTSRVPRWAVAFKYPPEEVHTKLLDILVNVGRTGRVTPFGVMEPVKVAGSTVSMATLHNQDVVKAKGVMIGDIVVLRKAGDVIPEIVGPVLALRDQQDPPVRDFVMPTVCPSCGTQLAPSKEGEVDIRCPNARSCPSQLRERVFHLAGRGAFDIEALGWEAAIALTSGPGPDPATIGGYPRPEGPGVLDGEAQIFELAADWPDSNLRDRLADVAVWREKRVKGVGTGQWDLVPYFWTKPTARKPSVPTASTEKLFAEVQKAKTQPLWRVLVALSIRHVGPTASRALATRYGSMTALREVLATENAREQLADVDGVGPIIADALIEWFAEDWHREIVARWASAGVKMEDEQDASVGRSLEGLTVVVTGSLERFSRDEAKEAIIIRGGKASGSVSKKTDYVVAGENAGSKLDKAEQYGVPILDEDAFRRLLENGPGEWRPAAGEQPESGPEDDGGAAPPEQLAAEIGEAESDGDER; encoded by the coding sequence GTGAGCCCAGAACCAGCGAGCCCCCCAGCACAGCGCGTCGAGCCCGAGACGGCGATCCCGTCCGAGTCGCTCCGCGACGAGTACGAGGCACTCGCGGACGAGGTCCGCCGCCACCGCACGCTCTACTACAACCAGGACGCCCCCGAGATCTCGGACGCCGAGTACGACGTCCTGTTCCGGCAGCTCGAGGAGTTCGAGGCGCTCCACCCCGAGATGATTGCGAACGACTCTCCCACCCAGGAGGTCGGCGGCGAGGCCACCGCGGCCTTCGCGCCGGTCGAGCACCTCGCGCGGATGTACAGCCTCGAGGACGTCTTCTCGGTCTCGGAGCTTGAGGCGTGGATCCGGCGTGCTGAGGCGAATGTCGCCGCGCTCGGGCTGGTCCCGGCGAAGTGGCTCACCGAGCTCAAGATCGACGGCCTCGCCGTCAACCTGCTCTACCGCAACGGCGAGCTGGTCCGCGCCGCCACGCGCGGGGATGGGCGCACGGGCGAGGATGTCACGCACAACGTCCTGACCATCAAGGACGTCCCCCAGCGACTGTCCGGCGAGGGACATCCCGAGGAAGTCGAGATCCGGGGTGAGGTCTACATCCCGACCAAGGCATTCATCGAGTACAACGAGGCACTCATCGAGCGGGGCAAGGCCCCGCTCGCGAACCCCCGCAACGCCGCCGCTGGCTCGCTACGCCAGAAGGACCCCGGGGAGACCGCGAAGCGCCCGCTGAAGATGTTTGTCCACGGCATCGGCGCCCGCGAGGGGCTCACGGCGACGAGCCAGGCCGAGACCTATGACCTCCTCAAGGCCTGGGGTCTGCCCACGAGCCCGTACTACGAGGTCCTCGAAACCTACGAGGAGGTCTTGGCGTTCATCGAGCGCTATGGGCAGAAGCGGCACAGTCTCATCCACGAGATCGACGGAATCGTGGTCAAGGCCGACGATTTCGCGACCCAGCGCGCGCTCGGCCACACCTCCCGTGTTCCCCGCTGGGCCGTCGCCTTCAAGTACCCCCCGGAGGAGGTGCACACGAAGCTTCTCGACATTCTCGTCAACGTAGGGCGCACGGGGCGCGTGACCCCCTTCGGGGTCATGGAGCCGGTCAAGGTTGCCGGATCCACCGTCTCGATGGCCACCCTGCACAATCAGGACGTCGTCAAGGCCAAGGGCGTCATGATCGGCGACATCGTGGTGCTCCGCAAGGCGGGGGACGTCATCCCCGAGATCGTGGGCCCGGTGCTCGCCCTGAGGGACCAGCAGGACCCGCCCGTGCGCGACTTCGTCATGCCCACGGTCTGCCCCTCGTGCGGGACTCAGCTCGCGCCGTCGAAGGAGGGCGAGGTGGACATCCGCTGTCCCAACGCCCGCTCGTGCCCTTCGCAGCTGCGCGAGCGCGTGTTCCACCTTGCCGGGCGCGGGGCGTTCGATATCGAGGCCCTGGGCTGGGAGGCCGCGATCGCCCTGACCTCCGGGCCCGGCCCGGACCCGGCCACGATCGGCGGATACCCGCGGCCCGAGGGCCCAGGGGTCCTCGACGGCGAGGCCCAGATCTTCGAGCTCGCTGCGGACTGGCCGGATTCGAACCTGCGCGATCGTCTGGCCGACGTCGCCGTGTGGCGCGAGAAGCGCGTCAAGGGCGTTGGCACGGGGCAGTGGGACCTTGTGCCGTACTTCTGGACCAAGCCGACGGCCAGGAAGCCCTCGGTCCCGACCGCTTCGACGGAGAAGCTCTTCGCGGAGGTGCAGAAGGCCAAGACCCAGCCGCTGTGGCGTGTGCTCGTGGCGCTGTCGATCCGGCACGTGGGCCCGACGGCGTCGCGCGCCCTCGCCACGCGGTACGGGTCGATGACCGCCCTGCGGGAGGTCCTTGCGACCGAGAACGCGCGGGAGCAGCTCGCCGACGTCGACGGCGTTGGGCCGATCATCGCGGATGCGCTGATCGAGTGGTTCGCCGAGGACTGGCACCGCGAGATCGTTGCCCGCTGGGCCTCCGCCGGCGTGAAGATGGAGGACGAGCAGGACGCCTCGGTGGGCCGCTCGCTCGAGGGCCTCACCGTCGTCGTGACCGGGAGCCTCGAGAGGTTCAGCCGGGACGAGGCGAAGGAAGCGATCATCATCCGCGGAGGCAAGGCCTCCGGGAGCGTCTCGAAGAAGACCGATTATGTGGTGGCGGGCGAGAACGCAGGCTCCAAACTCGACAAGGCCGAGCAGTACGGCGTCCCGATCCTGGACGAAGATGCCTTCCGCAGGCTGTTGGAGAACGGTCCGGGAGAGTGGCGTCCCGCTGCGGGCGAGCAGCCCGAGTCCGGCCCCGAGGACGACGGCGGGGCCGCCCCGCCTGAACAGCTCGCTGCGGAGATTGGCGAGGCCGAGTCGGACGGAGACGAGAGATGA
- a CDS encoding adenylate/guanylate cyclase domain-containing protein: protein MDEPIEDSDVESAEDLSDEGPGALAAPAAALAPVPARRGSSKDLELLLLGGDRTLKRREVASAVGLSLYSARKLWRALGMPNFTDDDLAFTRTDLEHLKVMPALVREGVLTEEAAISVTRAIGQMTDRMVVWQVEALVEDMISSEGMTDAEARVALLDRIPTLIEPLEEMLVYSWRRQLTAGVQRLALRAREGLESSAEGRDGTEDDAPLPLARAVGFADLVSYTSLSRRMNERTLAQLVQRFENRCSEIITVGGGRLVKTIGDEVLYIAETPAAGAQISLALAKEFADDEILPECRVAMVWGRVLSRLGDIYGPTVNLAARLTSIADPGQVLVDDITAKALAGDERFVLEPQEPEMVRGFGEIHPVSLSHGAGPGIVLD from the coding sequence ATGGACGAGCCGATCGAGGATTCCGACGTGGAGTCCGCCGAGGATCTCTCCGACGAAGGTCCCGGCGCCCTCGCGGCCCCCGCGGCGGCGCTGGCCCCGGTGCCCGCCCGGCGTGGCTCGTCCAAGGACCTCGAGCTCCTCCTGCTAGGAGGCGACCGCACGCTCAAGCGCCGTGAGGTGGCCTCCGCGGTCGGCCTCTCCCTCTACTCGGCGCGCAAGCTGTGGCGCGCGCTGGGCATGCCGAACTTCACCGACGACGATCTCGCGTTCACCCGGACCGACCTCGAACACCTCAAGGTCATGCCGGCGCTCGTGCGCGAGGGCGTCCTCACCGAGGAGGCGGCCATCTCGGTCACGAGGGCCATCGGCCAGATGACCGACCGCATGGTCGTGTGGCAGGTCGAGGCGCTCGTCGAGGACATGATCTCCTCAGAGGGCATGACCGACGCCGAGGCACGCGTCGCCCTCCTGGACCGCATCCCGACCCTCATCGAGCCTCTTGAAGAGATGCTCGTGTACTCGTGGCGGCGGCAGCTGACCGCCGGCGTCCAGCGGCTTGCGCTGAGGGCCCGGGAGGGCCTCGAATCGAGCGCCGAGGGCCGCGACGGCACGGAGGACGACGCCCCGCTGCCGCTCGCGCGCGCCGTCGGCTTCGCGGACCTCGTCTCCTATACGTCGCTGTCCCGGCGGATGAACGAGCGGACGCTCGCCCAGCTGGTCCAGCGCTTCGAGAACCGGTGCTCGGAGATCATCACGGTGGGCGGCGGCCGGCTGGTCAAGACCATCGGCGACGAGGTGCTCTACATCGCCGAGACGCCGGCCGCGGGGGCGCAGATCTCGCTCGCCCTCGCGAAAGAGTTCGCGGACGACGAGATCCTCCCCGAGTGCCGTGTGGCCATGGTCTGGGGGCGGGTCCTCAGCCGGCTCGGCGACATCTACGGCCCCACCGTGAACCTTGCGGCACGCCTTACCTCGATCGCCGATCCCGGGCAGGTCCTCGTGGATGACATCACGGCCAAGGCCCTCGCAGGTGACGAGCGCTTTGTGCTCGAACCCCAGGAGCCCGAGATGGTCCGCGGTTTCGGGGAGATCCATCCCGTGTCGCTCAGCCACGGTGCAGGCCCGGGAATCGTGCTCGACTGA
- a CDS encoding PH domain-containing protein: MLLLPAVVLVAVSGAGAFAAGWLSRGHLEQAFPWLPPASRLWFELAPAALAVWILLGYCLRELFVWRSVSYVLTSRRVLRRERGLTRQDREMPLSLVRDVNVRQGFVQGMFRSGTIILTSGQSAQLTFADVPEARRFSQFVLDAIEELPDDEWGPGNEITDVGDESLPWELRED; this comes from the coding sequence ATGCTCCTGCTGCCCGCCGTCGTGCTCGTCGCCGTCAGCGGCGCGGGAGCCTTCGCAGCCGGCTGGCTCTCGCGCGGCCACCTCGAGCAGGCGTTCCCCTGGCTCCCGCCCGCGTCGCGGCTGTGGTTCGAGCTCGCCCCGGCGGCCCTTGCTGTGTGGATCCTGCTTGGATACTGCCTGCGCGAGCTGTTCGTATGGCGCTCCGTGAGCTACGTGCTCACGAGCCGGCGCGTGCTCAGGCGTGAGCGGGGCCTTACCCGCCAGGACCGCGAGATGCCGCTGTCCCTCGTGCGGGATGTCAACGTCCGCCAAGGTTTCGTGCAGGGGATGTTCAGGTCCGGAACGATAATCTTGACCTCGGGCCAGTCTGCGCAGCTCACGTTCGCCGATGTCCCGGAAGCGCGGCGCTTCAGCCAGTTTGTCCTCGACGCCATCGAGGAGCTGCCCGACGACGAGTGGGGGCCGGGCAATGAGATCACTGACGTCGGCGACGAGTCGCTTCCGTGGGAACTGAGGGAGGACTGA
- the gatA gene encoding Asp-tRNA(Asn)/Glu-tRNA(Gln) amidotransferase subunit GatA gives MSANEKNLSELITSTASALAEKLTAREVSSEEVVQAHLDRIAEVDGGERGVHAFLHVNTQEALGVAREVDSARAAGGDDAAALHPLAGVPIAIKDLIVTVGQPTTAGSRILEGWMSPYDATVIKKIRAAKLPILGKTNLDEFAMGSSTEHSAFGPTRNPWDLDRIPGGSGGGSAAAVAAFEAPLALGTDTGGSIRQPGAVTGTVGVKPTYGAVSRYGAIAMASSLDQIGPVSRSVLDAALLQELVGGHDPFDSTSLTDRFDTLVAAAKAGAAGDALKGLRIGVVKELGGEGYQPGVEARFREALTLLEGAGAQIVEVSCPNFKYALGAYYLIMPSEVSSNLAKFDGVRYGLRITPQDGPMTIERVMAATRAAGFGDEAKRRIILGTYALSAGYYDAYYGSAQKVRTLIQRDFDAAFAQADVLISPTAPTTAFRLGEKLDDPLAMYLNDVATIPANLAGVPGLSLPSGLADEDGLPAGLQILAPAREDARLYRVGAALEALLEGQWGGPLLAQAPAL, from the coding sequence ATGAGCGCCAATGAGAAGAACCTCAGCGAACTGATCACCTCCACCGCCTCGGCCCTCGCCGAGAAGCTCACCGCCAGGGAGGTCTCCTCCGAGGAGGTCGTCCAGGCGCACCTCGACCGCATCGCCGAGGTCGACGGCGGCGAGCGGGGAGTCCACGCGTTCCTGCACGTCAACACCCAGGAGGCGCTCGGCGTCGCCCGGGAGGTCGACTCGGCCCGCGCCGCCGGCGGGGATGACGCTGCGGCCCTCCATCCGCTCGCGGGCGTCCCGATCGCGATCAAGGACCTCATCGTCACGGTCGGCCAGCCCACGACGGCGGGCTCCCGCATCCTCGAAGGCTGGATGAGCCCCTACGACGCCACCGTCATCAAGAAGATCCGGGCCGCCAAGCTCCCGATCCTCGGCAAGACCAACCTCGACGAGTTCGCCATGGGTTCCTCGACCGAGCACTCGGCGTTCGGTCCCACCCGCAACCCGTGGGACCTCGACCGCATCCCGGGCGGCTCAGGTGGTGGCTCGGCTGCGGCCGTTGCGGCCTTCGAGGCGCCCCTCGCGCTCGGCACCGACACCGGCGGGTCCATCCGCCAGCCCGGCGCCGTCACGGGCACAGTCGGCGTCAAGCCCACTTACGGTGCGGTGTCCCGCTACGGCGCGATCGCGATGGCCTCGAGCCTGGACCAGATCGGCCCGGTCTCACGGTCCGTGCTCGACGCCGCGCTCCTCCAGGAGCTCGTCGGCGGCCACGACCCGTTCGACTCCACCTCGCTCACCGACCGGTTCGACACCCTCGTCGCGGCGGCGAAGGCCGGCGCAGCCGGAGATGCCCTCAAGGGGCTGCGCATCGGCGTCGTGAAGGAACTCGGCGGCGAGGGCTACCAGCCCGGCGTCGAGGCCCGCTTCCGCGAGGCGCTCACTCTGCTCGAGGGCGCCGGTGCGCAGATCGTCGAGGTCTCGTGCCCCAACTTCAAGTACGCACTCGGTGCCTACTACCTCATCATGCCGAGCGAGGTCTCCAGCAACCTCGCGAAGTTCGACGGCGTCCGGTACGGCCTGCGCATCACGCCCCAGGACGGCCCGATGACGATCGAGCGCGTCATGGCCGCCACGCGCGCTGCGGGCTTCGGCGACGAGGCGAAGCGTCGCATCATCCTGGGCACCTACGCCCTTTCCGCCGGCTACTACGACGCCTACTACGGCTCGGCGCAGAAGGTCCGTACCCTCATCCAGCGCGACTTCGACGCCGCGTTCGCCCAAGCGGACGTGCTCATCTCGCCGACGGCACCCACCACGGCCTTCAGGCTCGGCGAGAAGCTCGATGACCCGCTGGCGATGTACCTCAACGACGTCGCGACCATCCCGGCCAACCTCGCAGGTGTCCCCGGGCTGTCGCTCCCGAGCGGCCTCGCCGACGAGGACGGACTGCCCGCTGGCCTGCAGATCCTCGCCCCGGCCCGCGAGGACGCACGCCTGTACCGGGTGGGTGCGGCCCTCGAGGCCCTGCTCGAGGGGCAGTGGGGCGGCCCGCTGCTCGCCCAGGCCCCGGCACTCTAA
- a CDS encoding PP2C family protein-serine/threonine phosphatase: MGKALDRERGVRISVGFGTDRGLRRELNEDSFLAQDPVFMVADGMGGHEAGEVASGLCVQTLIESPVLAPGTHHATAQGVQQVIEHADWRIRRATGARAGTTLTGAVLIEISSSPYWLVANVGDSRTYRVSRDGQLLQITVDHSEVRELVDSGQITPEEALVHPRRHVITRALGTGEDAEADFWLLPVEDGDRLLICSDGLTSELRDPEIELLLVGREDPQDAVEALVEAAIRSGGRDNVTVIVVDAHDVGPSSPSTGIG; encoded by the coding sequence ATGGGCAAGGCACTGGATCGTGAGCGTGGGGTGCGGATCTCGGTGGGTTTTGGCACCGACCGGGGGCTGCGGCGTGAGCTCAACGAGGACTCGTTCTTGGCCCAGGATCCCGTGTTCATGGTCGCGGACGGCATGGGAGGCCACGAGGCGGGCGAGGTGGCGAGCGGGCTGTGCGTGCAGACGCTCATCGAATCTCCGGTCCTTGCCCCGGGCACGCACCACGCCACAGCCCAAGGCGTGCAGCAGGTCATCGAGCACGCCGACTGGCGGATCCGCAGGGCCACCGGCGCCCGCGCAGGGACCACTCTGACGGGGGCCGTGCTCATCGAGATCTCCTCGTCTCCCTATTGGCTCGTGGCCAATGTGGGGGACTCACGCACCTACCGCGTGTCCAGGGACGGCCAGCTCCTGCAGATCACCGTCGACCACTCCGAGGTGCGCGAGCTCGTCGACTCCGGGCAGATCACCCCTGAGGAAGCACTCGTCCATCCGCGGCGGCACGTGATCACGCGGGCGCTTGGTACCGGCGAGGACGCCGAGGCCGACTTCTGGCTCTTGCCTGTAGAGGATGGGGACCGGCTCCTCATCTGCTCGGACGGACTGACCTCCGAGCTCCGGGATCCGGAGATCGAGCTCCTGCTGGTGGGTCGGGAGGACCCGCAGGACGCCGTCGAGGCCCTCGTCGAGGCGGCCATTAGATCCGGCGGTCGGGACAACGTGACGGTCATCGTCGTCGACGCCCACGACGTCGGCCCTTCGTCGCCGTCGACCGGGATCGGCTGA
- a CDS encoding biotin--[acetyl-CoA-carboxylase] ligase yields MDDHAQPEPRGPLDRTVLGPDLVREAGLSRLDVVDEIDSTNAELVRRATTDPAGWGDLSVLVAEHQSAGRGRLHRAWDSPVGESVAVSIVLRPHNRDGRPLPTQGYSWFSPLAALALREALAVLAGIEACLKWPNDVIVQGRKISGILAQLAPGANGAPPAVVLGTGINVAQTEEELPVPTATSMLLACGREVRREDILTAYLSAFARRYREFCEADGDPEAPLSGGRGLWGQVEDATITLGKRVRVELPGGQTLVGRATGLDSHGALRVVEEDGSRHSVAAGDVVHLRPADGGYA; encoded by the coding sequence ATGGACGATCACGCGCAGCCAGAGCCCCGCGGCCCCCTCGACAGGACGGTTCTAGGCCCGGACCTGGTGCGAGAGGCCGGTCTGTCCCGGCTCGACGTCGTCGACGAGATCGACTCGACCAACGCCGAACTCGTGCGCCGGGCCACGACGGACCCCGCGGGCTGGGGCGACCTGTCCGTCCTCGTGGCGGAGCACCAGTCCGCAGGCCGAGGGCGCCTCCACCGTGCGTGGGACTCACCGGTGGGGGAGTCGGTTGCCGTCTCCATCGTGCTGCGGCCGCACAACCGCGACGGCCGGCCCCTGCCCACCCAGGGCTATTCGTGGTTTTCGCCCCTCGCCGCCCTCGCGCTCCGTGAGGCGCTCGCGGTGCTGGCCGGTATCGAGGCCTGCCTCAAATGGCCCAATGACGTGATCGTGCAGGGCCGGAAGATCTCCGGAATCCTCGCACAGCTTGCGCCGGGAGCGAACGGCGCCCCGCCCGCCGTCGTCCTCGGAACGGGGATCAACGTGGCCCAGACCGAGGAGGAGCTGCCCGTGCCCACCGCGACGAGCATGCTGCTCGCGTGCGGTCGGGAGGTGCGGCGGGAGGACATCCTCACCGCGTACCTTTCCGCCTTCGCGCGGCGGTACCGGGAGTTCTGCGAGGCCGACGGCGACCCGGAAGCGCCGCTGTCGGGCGGCCGCGGTCTGTGGGGCCAGGTGGAGGACGCGACGATCACGCTCGGCAAGCGCGTGCGGGTCGAGCTGCCAGGCGGCCAAACGCTCGTGGGCCGCGCGACCGGGCTCGACAGCCACGGCGCCCTGCGTGTCGTCGAGGAGGACGGCTCGCGCCACTCGGTCGCGGCGGGGGATGTGGTCCACCTACGCCCGGCCGACGGCGGCTATGCGTAG